A region of Caballeronia insecticola DNA encodes the following proteins:
- a CDS encoding ATP-dependent Clp protease ATP-binding subunit: MAALCEICHARPAVAQVTVVQNGQRKSMSICEYDYRQLMRHQSMLNPFDSLLGGGGLSRLMGGLPGADDEADDDDMVASVPRESVDVTDAFSEQTMELLQRAAEKAHELQKTELDTEQVLYVLADTDVVQALFKELKLSPDDIKRYIDEHAQKGKADADAPIDKMTISPRLKKAFQYAFQASRELGHSYVGPEHVLIGLAAVPDSIAGALLKKYGVTSEALRQKIVKVVGKGAEDGRVDTPTGTPTLDKFGRDLTAMAREGKLDPVLGRALEIENTIEVLARRKKNNPVLIGEPGVGKTAIVEGLAQRIVNDDVPEDLRNKRLIEINLNSMVAGAKYRGEFEERAKQLIDEITAKQDELIVFIDELHTIVGAGQGGGEGGLDIANVLKPALARGELSLIGATTLNEYQKYIEKDAALERRFQPVLVPEPTVEQTIVILRGLRDKLEAHHQVTFADDAFVAAAELSDRYITSRFLPDKAIDLIDQAAARVRIGATSRPPEIQELEAEIAQLKREQDYAASRKRFDEAKNFEERIKEKQAKLEELTEAWQRKTGSETLEVTVAAVAEVVSRLTGIPVTELTQEERQKLLDMENKLRERVVGQDEAVVAVSDAVRLSRAGMGQANRPIATFLFLGPTGVGKTELAKALAETVFGDEQAVIRIDMSEYMERHAVARLIGAPPGYVGYDEGGQLTERVRRRPYSVILLDEIEKAHPDVNNVLLQVFDDGRLTDGKGRVVDFSNTIIIATSNLGASIIMDNLEKSDKERDTEKQMRARLMDVLKGHFRPEFLNRIDEIIVFHGLSRENIRSIVEIQIDRVTRTAAAQDITLKVQDSLIDHLADVGYRPEFGARELKRQIRQELETRLAKEILGDKLKSGDTVDVSYDKDTEKVAFKKIEPEAEAKPKEKKAKPAAKKSAAKSESKKESAKSES; the protein is encoded by the coding sequence ATGGCTGCCCTTTGCGAAATTTGTCATGCCCGGCCGGCGGTTGCACAAGTGACCGTCGTGCAGAACGGCCAGCGCAAGTCGATGTCGATTTGCGAATACGACTACCGTCAGTTGATGCGGCATCAAAGCATGCTGAATCCGTTCGACTCGCTGTTGGGCGGCGGCGGCCTGTCGCGTCTGATGGGCGGCCTGCCCGGCGCCGACGACGAAGCGGATGACGACGACATGGTCGCCTCCGTGCCGCGCGAATCCGTCGATGTGACTGATGCCTTCAGCGAGCAAACGATGGAACTGCTGCAACGTGCCGCCGAAAAAGCGCACGAGTTGCAGAAAACGGAGCTCGACACGGAGCAAGTGCTGTACGTTCTCGCCGACACCGATGTCGTGCAGGCGCTCTTCAAGGAACTGAAACTTTCCCCCGACGACATCAAGCGCTATATCGACGAGCACGCGCAAAAAGGCAAAGCCGACGCGGATGCGCCCATCGACAAGATGACGATTTCGCCGCGCTTAAAGAAAGCGTTTCAGTATGCATTCCAGGCCTCGCGCGAACTCGGGCACTCGTATGTCGGTCCCGAGCATGTGCTGATCGGGCTTGCAGCCGTGCCGGATTCCATCGCGGGTGCGTTGCTCAAGAAGTACGGCGTCACGTCCGAGGCGCTGCGTCAGAAGATCGTGAAAGTGGTCGGCAAGGGCGCGGAAGACGGACGCGTCGATACGCCGACGGGCACGCCCACGCTCGACAAGTTCGGCCGCGATCTCACCGCGATGGCGCGTGAAGGCAAGCTCGATCCGGTGCTCGGGCGCGCGCTCGAAATCGAGAACACGATCGAAGTGCTCGCGCGGCGCAAGAAGAACAATCCGGTGCTGATCGGCGAGCCGGGCGTGGGCAAGACCGCGATCGTCGAAGGGCTGGCGCAGCGCATCGTCAACGACGACGTGCCCGAGGACCTGCGCAACAAGCGGCTCATCGAGATCAACCTCAATTCGATGGTCGCGGGCGCGAAGTATCGCGGCGAATTCGAGGAGCGCGCAAAGCAGCTCATCGACGAGATCACCGCGAAGCAAGACGAGTTGATCGTCTTCATCGACGAGCTGCATACGATCGTCGGCGCGGGGCAAGGCGGTGGCGAAGGCGGCCTCGATATCGCCAACGTGCTGAAGCCCGCGCTGGCACGCGGCGAGCTGAGTCTCATCGGCGCGACCACGCTCAACGAGTATCAGAAGTACATCGAAAAGGATGCCGCGCTGGAGCGGCGCTTTCAGCCGGTGCTCGTGCCGGAGCCGACGGTCGAGCAGACCATCGTGATTCTGCGCGGCCTGCGCGACAAACTCGAAGCGCATCATCAGGTGACATTCGCCGACGATGCGTTCGTCGCTGCGGCCGAGCTTTCGGATCGCTATATCACGTCGCGCTTTTTGCCGGACAAGGCCATCGATCTGATCGATCAGGCGGCGGCGCGCGTGCGCATCGGCGCGACTTCGCGGCCGCCCGAGATTCAGGAACTCGAAGCGGAGATCGCGCAGTTGAAGCGCGAACAGGACTACGCTGCGTCGCGCAAGCGTTTCGATGAAGCGAAGAACTTCGAGGAGCGCATCAAGGAGAAGCAGGCGAAGCTCGAAGAGCTGACCGAAGCCTGGCAGCGCAAGACCGGATCGGAGACGCTCGAAGTGACGGTCGCGGCGGTCGCGGAAGTCGTGTCGCGCCTGACCGGCATTCCCGTGACCGAACTCACGCAGGAAGAGCGCCAGAAGCTGCTCGACATGGAGAACAAGCTGCGCGAGCGCGTGGTCGGTCAGGACGAAGCCGTGGTCGCCGTAAGCGATGCCGTGCGCCTGTCGCGCGCGGGCATGGGACAGGCGAACCGGCCGATCGCCACGTTCCTGTTTCTCGGACCGACCGGCGTCGGCAAGACCGAGCTTGCGAAGGCGCTCGCGGAAACCGTGTTCGGCGACGAGCAGGCCGTGATCCGCATCGACATGTCGGAATACATGGAACGGCATGCGGTCGCGCGGCTGATCGGCGCGCCGCCGGGATATGTCGGCTATGACGAGGGCGGCCAGTTGACCGAGCGCGTGCGTCGCCGTCCGTATAGCGTGATCCTGCTCGACGAAATCGAGAAGGCGCATCCCGACGTGAACAACGTGCTGCTGCAAGTGTTCGACGACGGCCGCCTGACCGATGGCAAAGGCCGCGTCGTCGACTTCAGCAACACGATCATCATTGCGACGAGCAATCTGGGCGCGTCCATCATCATGGACAACCTGGAAAAGAGCGACAAGGAGCGCGATACCGAAAAGCAAATGCGCGCCAGGCTCATGGATGTGCTCAAGGGCCACTTCCGTCCGGAGTTTTTGAATCGCATCGATGAAATCATCGTGTTTCATGGGCTTTCGCGCGAAAACATTCGCTCGATCGTCGAGATTCAGATCGACCGCGTCACGCGCACGGCGGCCGCGCAGGACATCACGCTCAAGGTGCAGGACTCGCTCATCGATCATCTTGCCGATGTGGGTTATCGGCCGGAATTCGGCGCGCGCGAACTGAAGCGGCAGATTCGTCAGGAACTTGAGACGCGGCTCGCGAAGGAAATTCTCGGCGACAAGCTCAAGTCCGGCGACACGGTCGATGTGAGCTACGACAAGGACACCGAGAAGGTCGCGTTCAAAAAGATCGAGCCGGAGGCCGAAGCGAAACCCAAAGAAAAGAAAGCGAAGCCCGCGGCGAAGAAGAGCGCGGCGAAGTCGGAAAGCAAGAAGGAATCGGCGAAGAGCGAAAGCTGA
- a CDS encoding DUF4142 domain-containing protein: MKRGAIAMTWLLLLVWTGHARSQSAPSTDAQMLGVVFVANQAEIAAGNLALSRTRSASLQAYARRIVAEHGQVNQEIVALTQGLGAQPQRSAISDALTKQSAEDLARLDDTGIYNFDEAYLDRELVYLKRLVNTVDDYIRSTASADVRTLFVRARPSFILQLDQAQRLKLTVGSPGLNR, from the coding sequence ATGAAGCGCGGCGCAATCGCCATGACATGGCTCTTGCTGCTTGTGTGGACGGGGCACGCGCGCAGCCAGAGCGCGCCTTCGACCGACGCGCAAATGCTGGGTGTGGTGTTCGTGGCGAATCAGGCCGAGATCGCGGCGGGGAATCTGGCGTTGAGCCGAACGCGCTCCGCGAGCCTGCAGGCGTACGCGCGGCGGATCGTGGCGGAGCATGGGCAGGTGAATCAGGAGATCGTCGCGCTGACGCAGGGATTGGGCGCGCAGCCGCAACGCAGCGCAATAAGCGACGCGTTGACGAAGCAAAGCGCCGAAGACCTCGCACGCCTCGACGACACCGGCATCTACAACTTCGACGAAGCCTATCTCGATCGCGAGCTGGTGTATCTGAAGCGTCTGGTCAATACCGTCGACGACTATATTCGCTCGACGGCGAGCGCGGACGTGCGGACGCTGTTCGTGCGTGCGCGTCCGTCGTTCATTCTGCAACTTGATCAGGCGCAGCGTCTGAAGCTCACCGTGGGCAGCCCGGGCCTCAACCGATGA
- a CDS encoding MDR family MFS transporter, which yields MSEPYARASATDWIAVTAGALGALMATLDISITNSALPQIQGAIGATGTEGTWISTGYLMSEIVMIPLAAWLTRVFGLRNFLLGNAVLFTLFSVMCGLSTSLPMMVAGRIGQGFTGGAMIPTAQTIIRTRLPREQMPIGMTIFGLIVLLGPLLGPVLGGWLAENIAWSWCFFINLPVGIALAALLITGLPTDKPHWEAFFKADWIGIAGLAIGLSSLTVVLEEGQRNQWFESSEIIMLTCITTFGMLLIALSQFIAKQPIVRLSLLRNARYASVILIVFVVGAGLYCVAFLLPQFLSIVSGYNALQSGSIMLISGVPAFLIMPILPRLLGKVDSRILVIAGLLCFAASCLLDIALTAQSVGHDFYGSQILRGFGQMLAMMPLNQASMAAVSREESGDAAGLYNMARNLGGSVGLAIIGTVIDRRNDFHSAAIRESLTANSVLGQERIAASAANFAAQGGDIAHAKLQALGQLSMQIGQQAVVMTYSETFYVLAIALLACLPLALLLKTPRAQAGDMSSAGH from the coding sequence ATGAGTGAGCCGTACGCACGCGCGAGCGCGACGGACTGGATCGCGGTCACGGCGGGCGCGCTCGGCGCGTTGATGGCCACGCTCGACATCTCGATCACCAACTCCGCGCTGCCGCAGATCCAGGGCGCAATCGGCGCGACCGGCACCGAAGGCACCTGGATTTCAACGGGCTACCTGATGTCGGAGATCGTGATGATCCCGCTCGCCGCGTGGCTCACGCGCGTGTTCGGCCTGCGCAATTTCTTGCTCGGCAATGCAGTGCTCTTCACGCTGTTCTCGGTGATGTGCGGCCTCTCCACCTCGTTGCCGATGATGGTCGCGGGCCGCATCGGCCAGGGCTTCACCGGCGGCGCGATGATCCCGACCGCGCAGACCATCATCCGCACGCGGCTGCCGCGCGAGCAGATGCCCATCGGCATGACGATCTTCGGGCTTATCGTATTGCTCGGGCCGCTGCTCGGTCCGGTGCTCGGCGGCTGGCTCGCCGAGAACATCGCGTGGTCGTGGTGCTTCTTCATCAACCTGCCCGTCGGGATCGCGCTCGCGGCGCTGCTCATCACCGGCCTGCCCACCGACAAGCCGCACTGGGAAGCGTTCTTCAAGGCCGACTGGATCGGCATAGCGGGGCTCGCGATCGGCCTCTCGTCGCTCACGGTCGTGCTCGAAGAAGGCCAGCGCAATCAATGGTTCGAATCGAGCGAGATCATCATGCTGACGTGCATCACCACGTTCGGCATGCTGCTGATCGCGCTCTCGCAGTTCATCGCGAAGCAGCCGATCGTGCGGCTCTCGCTGTTGCGCAACGCGCGTTACGCGAGCGTCATTCTGATCGTCTTCGTGGTCGGCGCGGGGCTTTATTGCGTGGCGTTTCTGCTGCCGCAGTTCCTGAGCATCGTCTCGGGCTATAACGCGCTGCAGTCGGGTTCGATCATGCTCATCTCCGGCGTGCCCGCATTTCTCATCATGCCGATCCTGCCGCGCCTGCTCGGCAAAGTGGATTCGCGCATACTCGTGATCGCGGGCCTGCTGTGCTTCGCGGCGAGCTGCCTGCTCGATATTGCGCTCACGGCGCAAAGCGTCGGCCACGATTTCTACGGCTCGCAAATCCTGCGCGGCTTCGGCCAGATGCTCGCCATGATGCCGCTCAATCAGGCCTCGATGGCCGCGGTCTCGCGCGAGGAATCGGGCGATGCCGCGGGCCTGTACAACATGGCGCGCAATCTCGGCGGCTCGGTGGGCCTGGCGATCATCGGCACGGTGATCGACCGGCGCAACGACTTCCACTCCGCCGCGATCCGCGAGTCGCTCACGGCCAATTCCGTGCTCGGTCAGGAACGCATCGCCGCGAGTGCCGCGAACTTCGCCGCGCAAGGCGGCGACATCGCGCATGCCAAGCTGCAGGCGCTCGGCCAGTTGTCGATGCAGATCGGCCAGCAAGCCGTCGTCATGACCTACTCCGAAACCTTTTATGTGCTGGCGATCGCGCTGCTCGCGTGTCTGCCGCTCGCCCTCTTGCTCAAGACGCCGCGCGCGCAAGCTGGCGACATGTCCTCCGCCGGCCACTGA
- a CDS encoding Dyp-type peroxidase: MPNNTPEPQAVCNPISRSAIFIVATVARGEERAATVRSWCGDIAALVRAVGTRAPSANLSCVCGFGADAWDLLFGAPRPAGLHPFREVGAGDRRAIATPGDILLHIRADHMDLCFELASQMLNKLGDAVTVVDEVHGFRYFDLRDMVGFVDGTENPTGRSATNYTIIGDEDADFAGGSYVIVQKYLHNLDAWNGLTVEQQELIIGREKLSDVELDESIKPSCSHSSLTTIDENGQEVKILRHNMAFGRPGSKEFGTYFIGYAKTPKPIEQMLENMFVGRPPGNYDRLLDYSRAVTGGLFFVPSADLLEELPDRTPAAAPSSIDESHQDDHEESRDGTLNIGSLKGTPQHE; this comes from the coding sequence ATGCCCAACAACACACCAGAACCACAAGCCGTCTGTAATCCGATTTCCCGAAGTGCCATCTTTATCGTCGCCACGGTGGCGCGCGGCGAAGAACGGGCCGCGACCGTGCGCTCGTGGTGCGGCGATATCGCGGCGCTGGTCCGCGCGGTCGGCACGCGTGCACCGAGCGCGAATCTCTCGTGCGTGTGCGGCTTCGGCGCGGACGCGTGGGACCTGCTCTTCGGCGCACCGCGTCCGGCGGGGCTGCATCCGTTTCGCGAGGTCGGCGCGGGCGATCGGCGCGCGATCGCCACGCCGGGCGACATCCTGCTGCATATCCGCGCGGATCACATGGACCTGTGCTTCGAGCTTGCGTCGCAAATGCTCAACAAGCTGGGCGATGCGGTCACGGTCGTCGATGAAGTGCACGGCTTTCGTTACTTCGATCTGCGCGACATGGTGGGCTTCGTCGACGGCACGGAGAACCCGACAGGCCGCAGCGCCACGAACTACACGATCATCGGCGACGAAGATGCCGATTTCGCCGGCGGCAGCTACGTGATCGTGCAGAAGTATCTGCATAACCTCGACGCATGGAACGGACTCACGGTCGAGCAACAGGAGTTGATCATCGGGCGCGAGAAGTTGTCGGATGTCGAACTCGACGAATCGATCAAGCCGTCGTGCTCGCACAGTTCGCTCACGACCATCGACGAAAACGGTCAGGAAGTGAAGATCCTGCGGCACAACATGGCCTTCGGGCGACCCGGCTCGAAGGAGTTCGGCACGTATTTCATCGGCTATGCGAAGACGCCGAAGCCTATTGAACAGATGCTCGAAAACATGTTCGTCGGCAGGCCGCCGGGCAATTACGACCGCCTGCTCGACTACAGCCGCGCGGTGACGGGCGGCCTGTTCTTCGTGCCGTCCGCCGACTTGCTGGAAGAACTTCCCGACAGAACGCCGGCCGCCGCGCCATCTTCCATCGATGAAAGCCATCAGGACGATCACGAAGAAAGCCGCGACGGCACGTTGAACATTGGCTCACTCAAAGGAACGCCACAACATGAATAA
- a CDS encoding efflux transporter outer membrane subunit translates to MNDSTISLRARRVTRLFPLAVLALAACTVGPDYHGAPDIAPEAAKSGAFVRAPAQGIVATHAPAAWWLALNDPQLNTLIDAALAHNPDLKMAQARLRQSRSQLRGQRANELPKVSASAAALRTRSPDTSIFGSSGDQGAPASNGRGPVDFYTLGFDASWEIDLFGGTRRAIEAASDEADAVHADLSDAQVSLAAEVASAYIDLRDQQQRLALAERTADYQQQMLTLTEQRRARGTAAQVDVERLTTQVDTTRATLVPLQAQITDSLDQLAVLTGRAPGALDAELATRAPLPALPASVAIGDPATMLQQRPDIRAAERRLASSNAQIGQHIADYFPKVSLLGDIGFSAADPGHLLRKQNFSWLGVPYLQWNLFDFGRTAASVDAAEASRDEAEARYEKTVLAALKDANSSLSRYGNQREHVVRLQEVQASAERSATLVRQRYTAGVSTLIDLLDAQRTQFAAQQDVVAAQGELLRDFVSLQKSLGLGWQQAGDASNAIGAARGS, encoded by the coding sequence ATGAACGATTCAACGATTTCTCTCCGCGCCCGGCGCGTCACGCGCCTCTTTCCGCTCGCCGTTCTCGCGCTCGCCGCCTGCACGGTCGGACCCGACTATCACGGCGCGCCCGACATCGCGCCCGAAGCGGCAAAAAGCGGCGCTTTCGTGCGCGCGCCGGCGCAAGGCATCGTCGCCACGCACGCGCCCGCCGCGTGGTGGCTCGCGCTGAACGACCCGCAACTGAACACGCTGATCGACGCCGCGCTCGCGCACAATCCCGATCTGAAGATGGCGCAGGCGCGTCTGCGTCAATCGCGCTCGCAACTGCGCGGGCAGCGCGCCAATGAACTGCCGAAGGTGTCGGCGTCGGCGGCGGCGCTGCGCACGCGCTCGCCCGATACGTCGATCTTCGGTTCATCGGGCGATCAGGGCGCGCCGGCATCGAATGGGCGCGGTCCGGTCGATTTCTATACGCTCGGCTTCGATGCTTCCTGGGAAATCGATCTCTTCGGCGGCACGCGCCGCGCAATCGAGGCCGCCTCCGACGAAGCCGATGCCGTGCACGCCGATCTGTCGGATGCGCAGGTGTCGCTCGCGGCGGAAGTGGCATCGGCGTATATCGATCTGCGCGATCAGCAGCAGCGGCTCGCGCTTGCCGAGCGCACCGCCGACTATCAGCAGCAGATGCTCACGCTCACCGAGCAGCGCCGCGCGCGCGGCACGGCGGCACAGGTCGATGTCGAACGCCTGACGACGCAGGTCGACACCACGCGTGCGACGCTCGTGCCGCTGCAGGCGCAGATCACCGACTCGCTGGATCAGCTCGCCGTGCTGACGGGCCGCGCGCCCGGCGCACTCGATGCCGAACTCGCCACGCGCGCGCCGCTGCCTGCGCTGCCGGCGTCGGTTGCAATCGGCGATCCGGCGACGATGCTGCAACAGCGTCCCGATATCCGCGCGGCCGAACGGCGGCTTGCGTCGAGCAATGCGCAGATCGGCCAGCATATCGCCGACTATTTTCCTAAGGTGTCGCTGCTCGGCGATATTGGCTTCTCGGCGGCGGACCCCGGCCATCTGCTGCGCAAGCAGAATTTCTCGTGGCTGGGCGTGCCGTATCTGCAATGGAATCTATTCGATTTCGGCCGCACGGCCGCGAGCGTGGATGCCGCCGAAGCCTCGCGCGACGAAGCCGAAGCGCGCTATGAAAAGACCGTGCTCGCCGCGCTCAAGGACGCGAACTCGTCGCTCTCGCGTTACGGCAACCAGCGCGAACATGTGGTGCGCCTGCAGGAAGTGCAGGCGTCGGCGGAACGCTCGGCGACGCTCGTGCGTCAACGCTACACGGCGGGCGTGTCGACGCTCATCGATCTGCTCGATGCGCAGCGCACGCAGTTCGCCGCGCAACAGGACGTGGTGGCCGCGCAAGGCGAGTTGCTGAGGGATTTCGTGTCGCTGCAGAAGAGTCTCGGCCTCGGCTGGCAACAGGCGGGCGACGCCAGCAATGCAATCGGCGCGGCGCGCGGCTCGTAA
- a CDS encoding family 1 encapsulin nanocompartment shell protein — MNNLHRELAPVSSAAWSQIEAEVARTFKRSLAGRRVVDVKEPGGTALSGIGTGHQSNIASPKQGVGAKLYETKSLVQLTVPFTLQRESIDSVERGSNDGDWQPAKTAANELALAEDSAIFDGYKAAGIVGIREGSSNAPTMLPSDVADYPAAISQALERLRLAGVDGPYSVLLGADAYTALAEASDQGYPVIQHIKRIVSGDLVWAPALQGGCVLSTRGGDYELHIGQDLSIGYSSHTDTTVQLYLRETLTFLMLTSEASVSIAAGE; from the coding sequence ATGAATAACCTGCATCGAGAGCTCGCACCGGTCTCAAGCGCCGCGTGGTCGCAGATCGAGGCGGAAGTCGCCCGCACATTCAAACGGTCGCTGGCCGGCCGGCGCGTCGTCGACGTGAAGGAGCCCGGCGGCACGGCGCTGTCGGGCATCGGCACGGGGCATCAGAGCAATATCGCATCGCCCAAACAGGGCGTCGGCGCGAAGCTGTATGAAACGAAGTCGCTCGTGCAACTGACGGTGCCGTTCACGTTGCAGCGCGAGTCTATCGACAGCGTGGAGCGCGGCTCGAACGACGGCGACTGGCAACCGGCGAAAACCGCCGCGAACGAACTCGCGCTCGCCGAAGACAGCGCGATCTTCGACGGCTACAAGGCGGCGGGCATCGTGGGCATCCGCGAGGGCAGCTCGAACGCGCCGACGATGCTGCCCTCAGACGTCGCCGACTATCCCGCCGCCATCAGTCAGGCGCTGGAGCGGCTGAGGCTCGCGGGCGTCGACGGTCCCTACTCCGTGCTGCTCGGTGCGGATGCCTATACCGCGCTTGCCGAAGCGAGCGATCAGGGCTATCCGGTGATTCAGCACATCAAGCGCATCGTGAGCGGAGACCTCGTCTGGGCGCCCGCGCTGCAAGGCGGCTGCGTGCTCTCGACGCGCGGCGGCGATTACGAACTGCATATCGGACAGGATCTGTCGATCGGTTATTCGAGCCATACCGATACGACCGTACAGCTCTATCTTCGCGAGACGCTGACGTTCCTGATGTTGACGAGCGAAGCTTCGGTGTCCATCGCGGCGGGTGAATAG
- a CDS encoding TraR/DksA family transcriptional regulator — protein sequence MAGQSSGLSDDFIAKQRERLEALRRDLLGDEAGTIAGERQQQEARSTEAGELEDDAQRIAQDITNRALLDVNDRRINDIQRALQKIAEGTYGLSDESGDPIPKARLEVMPEAILTVEEQSKREA from the coding sequence ATGGCCGGTCAATCAAGCGGATTGAGCGATGATTTCATCGCGAAGCAGCGCGAACGTCTCGAAGCGCTGCGGCGCGACTTGCTCGGCGACGAAGCAGGCACCATTGCCGGCGAACGCCAGCAGCAGGAAGCGCGCAGCACCGAAGCCGGAGAACTCGAAGACGATGCGCAACGCATCGCGCAGGACATCACGAACCGCGCGCTGCTCGATGTGAACGACCGGCGCATCAACGACATCCAGCGCGCACTGCAAAAGATCGCGGAAGGCACCTACGGTCTGTCCGACGAAAGCGGCGATCCCATTCCGAAGGCGCGTCTCGAAGTCATGCCCGAAGCCATTCTGACGGTCGAGGAACAGAGCAAGCGCGAAGCGTGA
- a CDS encoding HlyD family secretion protein produces the protein MSATAPARGDQPADAARSKPSRKRVLIAIGIVAVVVGVAWGFRWWTVGRFIESTDDAYLKADSVTIAPKVSGYITEVLVDDNQAVAAGAPLARLDTRQYQASLDQARATLDARAADIQHAEAQLKQQQANAEQAKAQAEVSRLSLAHAEDDVTRYRPLVATGAETAERLASLVSTRDQARATLAANLAAARSAATQIGATEAQIAQAHAQNEAAQAQLNNSKLDLNDTTLVSPVAGRVGDRTVRVGQYVQPGTRLMTVVPVEALYLEANFKETQVGRMRVGQPATLHVDALKGTALHGVVESFAPGTGAQFALLPPENATGNFTKIVQRVPVRIRVDTGPETRKVLLPGLSVTVDIDTKSADDDSHRIAAENRHE, from the coding sequence ATGTCAGCAACCGCGCCCGCACGAGGCGATCAACCGGCCGACGCCGCCCGCAGCAAACCATCGCGCAAGCGCGTGCTGATCGCAATCGGCATCGTCGCGGTCGTGGTCGGTGTCGCATGGGGATTTCGCTGGTGGACCGTCGGCCGCTTCATCGAAAGCACCGACGACGCGTATCTCAAAGCCGACAGCGTGACCATCGCGCCGAAGGTGAGCGGCTACATCACCGAAGTCCTCGTCGACGACAATCAGGCCGTCGCAGCGGGCGCACCGCTCGCGCGCCTCGATACGCGGCAGTATCAGGCATCGCTCGATCAGGCCCGCGCCACGCTCGATGCACGCGCCGCCGACATCCAGCACGCCGAAGCCCAGCTGAAGCAGCAGCAGGCCAACGCCGAGCAGGCGAAGGCTCAGGCCGAAGTGTCGCGCCTGAGCCTCGCGCACGCGGAAGACGACGTGACGCGCTATCGTCCGCTCGTCGCGACCGGCGCCGAAACCGCCGAGCGTCTCGCGAGTCTCGTCAGCACGCGCGATCAGGCCCGCGCCACGCTGGCCGCGAATCTCGCCGCCGCCCGTTCCGCCGCAACGCAAATCGGCGCGACCGAGGCGCAGATCGCGCAGGCGCACGCGCAGAACGAAGCGGCGCAGGCGCAGTTGAACAATTCGAAGCTCGATCTGAACGACACCACGCTCGTGAGTCCCGTGGCGGGCCGCGTCGGCGACCGCACCGTGCGCGTTGGCCAGTATGTGCAGCCGGGCACGCGTCTCATGACCGTGGTGCCGGTCGAGGCGCTGTATCTCGAAGCGAACTTCAAGGAGACGCAGGTGGGCCGCATGCGCGTGGGCCAGCCGGCAACGCTCCACGTCGATGCGCTCAAGGGCACCGCGCTGCATGGCGTCGTCGAAAGCTTCGCGCCCGGCACCGGCGCGCAGTTCGCGCTGCTGCCGCCGGAGAACGCGACCGGCAACTTCACGAAGATCGTGCAGCGCGTGCCGGTGCGCATTCGCGTCGATACGGGTCCGGAAACGCGCAAGGTGCTGCTGCCGGGGCTGTCCGTGACGGTCGACATCGACACCAAATCCGCCGACGACGACAGCCATCGCATCGCCGCCGAGAATCGTCATGAGTGA
- a CDS encoding TetR/AcrR family transcriptional regulator, translating into MKKPRLDTESGLQEQERGGVARSPLQARGRARIEAVLDATAELIVEKGLAGVTMHGVARRAQTPIGSMYHFFPDRDSLLSALWDRHIAALSELEDELGQIDTGTWKALSAEAVIDRIMTPHIRYFEQNADCLILMSVMPHDDHKNNRKSDMLRKVIDARMPRVKPAERALYVEMIRALAGGALAIKLRPAMGDVQLAQRYLREVKRALAAYLAAVEAGVPK; encoded by the coding sequence ATGAAGAAGCCCCGTCTCGATACTGAAAGCGGATTGCAAGAACAGGAGCGCGGCGGCGTTGCGCGTTCGCCGTTGCAGGCGCGCGGCCGTGCACGGATCGAAGCCGTGCTCGACGCGACGGCGGAGTTGATCGTCGAAAAAGGACTCGCGGGCGTAACGATGCACGGTGTCGCGCGGCGAGCGCAAACGCCGATCGGCTCGATGTATCACTTTTTTCCAGATCGAGACAGTTTGCTTTCGGCGTTGTGGGATCGGCACATCGCGGCGCTGAGCGAACTCGAAGACGAACTCGGGCAGATCGATACGGGAACGTGGAAAGCGTTGTCAGCGGAAGCGGTGATCGATCGCATCATGACGCCGCATATTCGCTACTTCGAGCAGAACGCGGACTGCCTGATACTTATGTCCGTGATGCCGCACGATGACCATAAGAACAATCGCAAATCGGACATGCTGCGCAAGGTGATCGATGCGCGCATGCCGCGCGTGAAGCCCGCCGAGCGTGCGTTGTATGTGGAGATGATTCGCGCGCTGGCGGGCGGCGCGCTCGCGATCAAGCTGCGCCCCGCCATGGGTGACGTGCAACTCGCGCAGCGTTATCTGCGCGAAGTGAAGCGGGCGCTCGCCGCTTATCTCGCGGCGGTGGAAGCGGGCGTGCCGAAATAG
- a CDS encoding DUF6566 family protein, with amino-acid sequence MDSAFDVYAGYQISVATRRNERGAWVADLDVQRDGKSPFAWPETVQPEWSTANEALRDGIERARRVIAQHLTPADNHSWVATRQHAQTWFSAEAERLSGNVFTHTK; translated from the coding sequence ATGGACTCTGCCTTTGACGTCTATGCGGGATACCAGATTTCGGTCGCCACGCGGCGCAACGAACGCGGCGCATGGGTCGCCGACCTCGACGTGCAACGCGACGGCAAGTCGCCGTTCGCGTGGCCCGAAACCGTTCAGCCCGAATGGAGCACCGCGAACGAGGCCCTGCGCGACGGGATCGAGCGGGCGCGGCGCGTGATCGCGCAGCATCTCACGCCCGCCGACAATCATTCGTGGGTCGCGACCCGCCAGCATGCGCAGACGTGGTTCAGCGCGGAGGCGGAGCGTCTCTCAGGCAACGTCTTCACACACACCAAATAA